gcgtgtgtgtgtgtgtgagacgACCAAAAAAGCCGACATCAGCGcccattttttgttgttgattcATTAAATACGctgcgcacacacacacactactCATACGCGGAATGTGCCTGTGTTGGTGAGTTGGAGCAGCGCCCCACACACAGCGCGCCTCTGACAGAGAAAGAAACAGTTACCGCACGAAGAACCACCGCATTCGCAGCTCCGTGAGCGGCGAAAGAAGTCGACGTCATAAAATTTGTCATCGCTTTGCATTAGAGCAACCTAATTCTGCAAAAATATCATCTATAGGCCGCCGCTCATCATGATCTTGCTGGAAATCAATAATCGGATTATAGAGGAGACACTCCTTGTCAAATACCGCAACGCCCAGGCCGGGTGAGTGTTCCACATAACTGTAAGGCAGTAATGTGACCTTATTGCTCCACCATTTTGGTTtatctatgtatgtacttCCTATCCTCCTGCACTCCCTACCGCGTGTTATCAGCTTCGATTTCTTTATCAGTCCGTACGTATACTCTAGCTCTCCGGAGTAAAAGTTCGGGTGTAGGTTCAGCGCTGGTACACTCATCCGCTCGTCAAGCGAGCTCTCTCCCTATATGTACAATCCAACATACTTACTTGCCACTGCTACAGCCCCTGCCCGATCCCCTCTTCCTATCCATGCAATCCATTTGTTAATTCATTACAGCTTGTTTATCGAATCATTTGTGCATCATCTGCGTCCATGCGTCGACCCAGCTGGACATGACTCATCGCCAGTCGGAAAAGTATAACGAATCTCGTTGAAACCACGCTTGAAACCCCAATAAAATCATGTTCCAAAAAGTGGGGAAGGTCAAATTTTGTAAAGCTCATTAGGGCTTCTTAGATTCGCGTAATAAAAGGCGAACCGCATACTGCATATTTGGGTTCGAGCCCGAGTGGGTGCAAAAATCCTATTCAACGAAGAGCTTTTGAAGACCAACGACGTGCCCCACGCTGATTTAAGCTGTAACCAAGCATCACCCGCCAGCTAGTAGTACACATAGTCCTAGATCTTAAATAACCCCTCATAATATAGCAGACGACTTGTGTTCGTGTGCAATAGCCCTTAGAATGTTTACAGTATTGTTTTCCTGGAGCTAAAGTGGCATATTTAAAAACAAACCTTCAGATTTGTGTCTCAAATACTCGGATAGTAACCAGATAGACGCACGGCATCCTGAATATTCCCTCATATTATAAAAGACTACTTATGTTCGTGTACAATAGCCCTTAGACTGTTCCTGGAGTCAAAGTGGCATATTTTTGAATCAACCTTCAGATTTGTGTCTCAACTACTCCGATAATAACACGATAGACGAACGGCATCCTGAATAATCTCTCATATTATAACAGATGACTTGTGTTCGTGTACAATAGCCCTTAAACTGTTTACAATATTGTATTCCTGGAGCCAAAGTGGCATATTTCTGAACAAACCTTCAGATTTGTGTCTCAAATACTCCGATAATAACCAGAAAGACGAACGGCATCCTGAATAATCCCTCATATTATAACAGACGACTTGTGTTCGTGCACAATAGCCTTTAGGCTCGTTTTCCTTGAAAGTGGCATATGACTTTCTGAAAGTACCTTACATTGGTGTCTCACATACTCTAAATAGTAGTATTTTATTAAAGATTTTCGTATAAAAATAACCAATTGCGTTTAGTCGGAGCTATAATGTGACATACTTTAGATGTTCCTAATTTGTGTGTGAATTCTCCGCAAATAAATGTAAATTGCACACATTCTGTATAATTAGTTTTCAAACAAAAACAGATTAATGGAAATCTATTTATATACATCTGTATATACAAATGTGTATACTATTTTGCCGATAAGGTACTGCGGTGTGTGGTAGTAATGACTAATACTTATAAGTAGTCGAACTGAATGTTATCTTTGAAATTCTTCTTGCAGACTGAAGCCAGAATCGATAGACATACGAATAGCTGACTTCGATGGCGTGCTCTATCACATTTCAAATGTGAATAACGATAAAACAAAAGTGAGGGTAAGTATTCCTGCGAATTGGTTCAGAGTGAACTCTCTTGATCGGTGTTTTCCTCCGCTAAAATAGATCAGCATATCGCTAAAGTTCTACAAACAGCTGCAAGAGCATGGGGCTGACGAGCTGCTGAAGCGTGAATATGGCAGTCTGCTAACTGACACAGAAGAAGGTTTGTGCACGCAACCGAGCTGTAGTTCTTTGTTTCTACTGTTAATTAATTGCTTTGCGTTTGGTAGGCTACAACGTTTCTGTACTTATAAATCTGGAGGAAATCCCCGAGGACTGGGagcaaattgcaaagagaattGGACTGCTGAAGCGCAACTGTTTTGCCTCCGTCTTTGAAAAGTATTTCGACTACCAGGAGCAAGGAGAAGAAGGACAAAAGCGTGCCGTAATTAACTACCGCAACGATGAGACTTTGTAAGACCAATTAGAAACCCGAAGAACCTGTTGACCAACTACATTTCATTCATAGGTACGTGGAAGCCAAGCCAGATCGTGTCACCGTTGTTTTCAGCACTATCTTCCGTGATGAGGACGACGTCGTAATTGGCAAAGTATTTATGCAGGAATTGAGAGAAGGGCGACGTGCTTCTCACACAGCCCCACAAGTGCTCTTTACGCACCGAGAACCGCCCCTGGAATTGGCCAACACGGATGCCAGAGTAGGCGACAACATTGGCTATGTCACATTCGGTAGGTTAAGCTCATGCGTCCAATCATTTGTTGCGGTTTTATCTTGTAGTCTTGTCGGTGACCACAGCACATTGCAGAATCAATATTTTTATAGCAGCTTATATTTTTCGAATCAACTTTAGGAGTCAAAGTGGCATATTTCTGAACAAACCTTCAGATTTGTGTCTCAAATACTCCAAAAATAACTAGATAGACGAACGGCATCCTGAATAATCCCTCGTATTATAACAGACGACTTGTGTTCGTGTACAATAGACCTTAAGCTGTTTACAGTATCGTATTCCTGGAGCTAAAGTGGCATATTTCTAAACAAACCTTCAGATTTGTGTCTCAAATACTCCGATAATAACCAGAAAGACGAACGGCATCCTGAATAATCCATCGTATTATAACAGACGACTTGTGTTCGTGTACAATAGACCTTAAACTGTTTACAGTATCGTATTCCTGGAGCTAAAGTTGCATATTTCTGAAAAACCTTCAGATTTGTGTCTCAAATACTCCAATAATAACTAGATAGACGAACGGCATCCTGAATAATCCCTCATATTATAACAGACGACTTGTGTTCGTGTACAATAGCCCTTAAGCTGTTATACCGTATTGTTTTCCTGGAGCCAAAGTGGCATATTTCTGAACCAACCTTCAGATTTGTGTCTCAAATACTCCGATAATAATCAGAAAGCCGAACGGCATCCTGAATAATCCCTCATATTATAACAGACGACTTGTGTTCGTGTACAATAGACCTTAAACTGTTTACAGTAT
The sequence above is a segment of the Drosophila miranda strain MSH22 chromosome 4, D.miranda_PacBio2.1, whole genome shotgun sequence genome. Coding sequences within it:
- the LOC108163510 gene encoding actin-related protein 2/3 complex subunit 2, with the protein product MILLEINNRIIEETLLVKYRNAQAGLKPESIDIRIADFDGVLYHISNVNNDKTKVRISISLKFYKQLQEHGADELLKREYGSLLTDTEEGYNVSVLINLEEIPEDWEQIAKRIGLLKRNCFASVFEKYFDYQEQGEEGQKRAVINYRNDETLYVEAKPDRVTVVFSTIFRDEDDVVIGKVFMQELREGRRASHTAPQVLFTHREPPLELANTDARVGDNIGYVTFVLFPRHTNKETRENTINLIHMFRDYLHYHIKCSKAYIHSRMRAKTSDFLKVLNRARPEPKNTEKKTITGRTFKRME